acccaggctcacggtgtgcgtcacgtaggtattaaaatatagagaacatatgaggcgaagtttaggtctgaaaatttgctagaaaatggtaataaaaatcgataaaacttaccatgtggtgagctgttgttctctttaatacgtacacgaagtttcggggaaaatggtccccgttcaccttccttcataatatagtgacaaggtaggagacggaagccagcgtcgggactccgatcgatccaaaacaagcacgattttttccgcgaaaatcaaatccagtcgctaaataaacacgccaggctcgtggaataggaatttctctaaaccatgaatccactgaagcatctccaggtagcaacgcggagccaccagactccgtaaaacttgtaagttaacctgctaaaatggcggccagaaagcgtggtactcacgaagtgcccaattcaaaatggcactgaactctggacgcctggtgacgagtataataagtctccctcgagggaggggagtcccaacttgataaaaacaaaaccccctgagcaatttgggactcccctccctcgagggagacttattatactcgtcaccaggcgtccagagtccAGCCcaattttgaattgggcacttcgtgagtaccacgctttctggccgactttttagcaggttaacttacaagttttacggagtctggtggctccgcgttgctacctggagatgcttcagtggattcatggtttagagaaattcctattccacgaacctggcgtgtttatttagcgactggatttgattttcgtggaaaaaatcgtgcttgttttgggtcgatcggagtcccgacgctggcttccgtctcctaccttgtcactacattatgaaggaaggtgaacggggaccattttccccgaaactttgtgtacgtattaaagacaacaacagctcaccacatggtaagttttatcgatttttattaccattttctagcaaattttcagacctaaacttcgcctcatatgttctctatattttaatacctacgtgacgcacacagtgagcctgggttacctgtgatttGACCTAGTCAATTATTATTTGTTGGATTTTATTTTAGTCCCCTTCTGGTTTCTTGGGATGTCTGTCACGCAACGCTTAACCCCCAAATATCTTGGCGCTTTTGTCACGTTGTCCGGTCTTTCGTTACCTGCTGTCAAACACAGAGTATCGTCAAAGTAAACTCGCTACCCGCTGGGTTTAACCGTCATCGCTTGTTTACATATAAAAAAGAGATCCGATAGAGCCAAAAGATCCGACGTACTGTAGGATTTAGCTCCTCTTTCCTCTATTCTGTGTTGTAGCTTTTCTCAAAACTTGAAATAGTCAAGAGTTAAATTACACTTTGACGTCAGTTGAaatacagtcgaagctctcttaacggacactctcgtaagcggacagctctacttacgGCCGCCTTGTTTGAAACCCCGTTTTGACTCCCATACAAACTCTGTATTTTTacattctcgtaagcggacattcCCGTAAGCGGCCGCGGACACTTTCAGGGATTACGACttagactttttctttgtttttaagctcCCGTAAGCGGAAACccgaaagaaaatcaacaacctCTGTACAGTATCTTGtttttatcaatcaaccattTTACATTGCCGTTCGTCACAATGATTTTACAGTAATTACAGTACCatatttcaatgtttgttttgtcgtCATCCACGTCGGGTTACATTTAGAAGCATATGCGCTTGTGACTGGAATTACATCGTTGTCAGCACATTGTAGCCAAGGCACTCAAGTTTCGATTTTAGCCAAGGCAGAGACATTTTAGTGTCACCATAAAAAATATACTGGCAAGGAATTTCTAAGCCGTATCCGGCTCCTCTGTTTACTCGCTTTCCCTTACAAcagtctttcctttgtttgttccccgcTTTAAAAAACTTGCTAACAAACAGCGACATCCTCAAAGGAATGTGTCCGAGTATTTCATCGTTCTTGTTTGTATACCAATATTTATGGTTAGCTGGGCAAGCCCCCGTAAGCAGCCATCTATCCCCTACACCTCTAGTGGCCGCTTACGAGAACCAGCGGCCAGCTCCAGTTACGGACATTTTTATCccgtcccgagggtgtccgcttacAAGAGCTTCGACTGTATTAAGGGTGGTATGAACACTTTTCAGCtttgaaataaatattgctTTAAAGCGAAAACTAAAAGTCAAAAAGACTCACGCTGGCCAGTGGCTCCCACGGAGACATTCTTCGCCTATTCTTAGGCTCGTGAAGCGGCGATGGTAAGACGGGCTTAAGATGTGTAGGAGCAGCGTTGGAGGTTAGGAGACCAGTAGATGTAAGTCAGTTTCGTTACAGCAACAGAAGTTCTAAATTGTTCGCTGAAGAAAAAACCGTAGCACAGTAACACAGTCTTTCTTAAGGGTCTTTTGAGGCTCGTCACGCGCGGCGATTGCGTGACGAGGCACAATAAGAATGTCTGCATGCAGGTTTTCTAAGACTAAAGGGAATTGACACAAGCATATTCCCCGAAGCCTCATGTTGAGTTTTCTACTGTTTTAGGCTGAATTGAGTTAGCTACTATAACACGGAACAAAACTTACCTTCAAATTGAACCTTGATGGAAATTCTCTTTTAAAGAACTAACCAGAGCTTGCACACCCATTCAAAATAACTTTGACGAAACAAGGACAACAAAACCTTTGCTATTGAACTTTTTGAAACGCATTTCACGTTTTCTTTCTGACATCCTGAAGTGGTTTAGAAACTGTTCTCGTTTGCGTAGCAGAAATGACTTTAAAAGCGGCGatacataaaaaaaattcagcCAAGAGGGCTTGCAAACCAGTGAAACCTCTAAATTCATTAACAATATCAAAAATCGGATTAGCTAGGAAATAGGTAGAATGATAGGCAAAAGATGgattttggctttaaaattaaaaatcgtCTCTCActgatgtaaaaacaaaaaaataaataaaagacaCCTAGAAGAAGCGAATAACTTTGAATCAGTGGACCTCTAAATTGACCCTATTTCttggtgtttgtttgttttgcagctaCTTCTTCATGTCAGAGTCATATCATAGAATCGATAAGACAAATTTACCAAACGAATGAAGGGGTGGTTTTGCCAGTTCCTTGGAATGAAGGGTTCAGCTTCCAACTAGAGAACATTTTCACCAGACTTAAGATAGTTCCAAAAGAAAAGACACGCGGAACGCTGGCGAAAGAAATCACCAACATGACAAGTATTTTTACATCACACGAAGATTGCCAACATCCGCGAGTTGTCCTGATTGAGGGCGAACCCGGCATGGGAAAGACGACCTACTGTAAAAAGCTGGCATATGATTGGGCAACTAAACAAGACCACAAATGGGATGCGTCTTTCCCAAGAGTAGAGGTGCTCCTGCTCCTCAGATGTCGTGACATTGATTCTGGCATCTGGGAGGCTATCGACGATCACATTCTGCCGGAAGAAGTCGACCCAGAgttgaaagaaacgtttttccGGTTCGTGCGAGAAAACCCTTCTAAAGTCCTGTTAGTGCTCGATGGGTTGGATGAGGCAGACCCTCAAAAATTGGTTGTGTACTTTAGTCTTATTCAAAGAAAGCTGCTCCCTGGTTGTCACATTGTTCTTACTTCTCGTCACGAAGCAGGAATTAAAGTAAGACCTTACTCGGACACACTGTTGGAGATTGTTGGATTTACGAGAAGTGATGCGGAGTGTTTTATAAGGAAGTATTTTCGACACGCAGTGCAAATGGGAGAGAAGCTGATAAATGTACTGTGGCATCCGTATTATGCTGATGAGCACACTGAAGGGAATTTAAATGAACTAACTAAAAACCCTTTGAATACACTTCTGCTCTGTGTGCTTTTCGAAGATTTTGGCGGCGTTCTaccaaacaacagaacacagcTGTACGTAGAGATCGTTGTCTTCGTTTTGAGGCGATACGAAATGAAGTACCATTTACCAAGTAGTGCTGAAGACCTTCTTGTAGTTTACAAGAAGGAACTGATGACCCTAGGGAAAATGGCACAAGAAGGTCTTTGTAAAGGAGAGCTGCATTTCGAAGACGTCGAAGGGAATTTCAAGGAAAGTCTGTTCATTAAATTTGGCTTTCTCTCCGTCCAGGCTGGCGGTAGCAAGAGAACTCCTTGTTTCTCTTACAGTTTTTTTCACAAGAGTTTTCAAGAATTCTTTTCTGGTCTACATCTTGCGTTTTCTATCCTGGATGGAGAAATTGATAAGAAGTCAGTTCTGACTGACGAAAGATATTTTCGTGAACTAAATCAAGTTTTCATGTTCATGAGTGGAATCATATCCTCACAATCCGAGGAAACGGTAGTGTCGATTGTAAATAGTGTTGCCTCACTTGTAAATGTGAGAGGCCGCGGATCTCCGCATGACGCGAACTTGTACCTGAAGTTAGCTTTAGATGTGATAGGGGAATGTAAAACTTGCTCCGAAAACCTGTATACTAAATTAGCTTATACCTTTGGCAAAAGTCTTGATTTGACGGAAATTCTAATAGACTTGACATCAGGTACGAACATTGCTGCCTTTTCCCAGGCCCtcacagtaaacacctcccttactactttggatttgactTGGAACTCCATTGGTGATGAGGATGCTTCTTcgctttcccaggccctcgcagtaaacacctcccttactactttggatttgactTGGAACTCCATTGGTGATGAGGATGCTTCTTcgctttcccaggccctcgcagtaaacacctcccttactactttggatttgtctcacaactccattggtgctgagggtgctacttcactttcccaggccctcgcagtaaacacctcccttactactttggatttgtctgacaactccattggtgctgagggtgctacttcactttcccaggccctcgcagtaaacacctgccttactactttgaatttgtcttACAACTCCGTAGGTGCtaagggtgctacttcactttcccaggccctcgcaggaaacacctcccttactagtTTGAATTTGTCTCACCTCCATTTGcgctgagggtgctacttcactttcccaggccctcgcagtaaacacctcccttactactttgtaTTTGTCTCACAcctccattggtgctgagggtaCTACTTccctttcccaggccctcgcagtaaacacctcccttactactttggatttgtctagcaactccattggtgctgagggtgctacttcactttcccaggccctcgcagtaaacacctcccttactactttgaatttgtctgGCAACGACATTGGtactgagggtgctacttcactttcccaggccctcgcagtaaacacctcccttactactttgaatttgtctcACAACTCCTTTGGTGCTGAGGGTattacttcactttcccaggccctcgcagtaaacacctcccttactactttgcatttgtctggcaactccattggtgctgagggtgctacttcactttcccaggccctcgcagtaaacacctcccttactactttgaatttgtctcggaactccattggtgctgagggtgctacttcactttcccaggccctcgcagtaaataCCTACCTTACTGCTTTGCAGTTGTCTGACAACTTCATTTGGTGTTCCTCGCTATAGTTTAGACTCTCGCATCATACTTCGGTGATGAGCGTGATCTTCTTTCTAAAGGTTTCAGTCTTTACATCGACGCCAACAGGATCATGACCCAcgatattagggaccttaagcaagcgcgacgacgacggctacgagaaggttgttgtctaaaaatattatggaatttaagatctacgacggcgacggtcgacgaaaacgtcacttcgtAATATAACatggctctatcataagtctttcgcgattattcagtctccttcacgtcctacaatgtgggtgaagtatcctaacaatgaattggtacgagcggtttcagagatAAAATAGAGAATTAAGGATTCTGTTGAATGCTtaagttgtcgtcaaaacctcaaatttggtgatttcacgtcgtcgttatgcagaggaccgctaagatacttgctaaaatccgtgcttcacgtgcagcacgatcatttatgctcttttaaccaaaccaagtcgtagccgtcgccgtgtcttaaattccctattattTCTCGTTACTGTAATGATTTTGCGATTTTgttcggcttggaaagtgtgaatacaTAATCCAAGAATAAAGttgatgagaacggtgtggatgttcagagagaaattgaaaattcataGTCATGTGCTCTCGTTCTCCACAtcacctcaaatttgatcatttcacgtcgtagtatcaaaatgtaaaacgcacgtgcagggcgtgcaaagctattgtttttgcccactaaatatgcaaatttatggCGTTCTCGTGGCCATTGTCCACGCTCAAGGTCCATATTGTCTGTTAGAGTTCACGGTGTTGTTGAATCCTCACCCCTTGTTTGTTGGTGAGCATGCACTGAAAGGTTAAAGGTCACTTTCTTGCTAGTCCGTCACGAGAAATTAAGGGCTTACATACATAGAAAGACACCCAGTTTGTCCCTTGAGGTATGTTTCAGTTAAAGTGTGTACTCTGATAAAAAATCACAGGCGAGTCCTTTTTTCttcggattttgaaagtgtgtttgtttGGATTTTGCGGTCAGCAAAACTGACCGATTCGACATTACAGGGTTGGATCTAGGCGTAAGTGAGGTTATTTACTCGGTAGTTAAAAGTTTCAGCGCGTAAatgtagtttattatatatgcaaaacacgagtttaaaagtctgaaagcacgAAACTCCCCTGCTGCATATCagtcagccgcgtacacacgcactgtgacttgagtctttgacgtcatcttctcctcgatccagctctctcaagattttaaagttagtaattgCAGAccatttaaaaggaaaatgtcgtttaaaattttgaaatcaaagcttaagacttgggtcacttagtgttaacttaacgtagttttgaaatccaaagaaaaaggagagtcgattttttggtcataataCGGCTTTTAAGGCATTTTACATAAAATAGAAAGGAAGATGTGCTACTCAAGATGTCGGCAAAGATGATAGACAGCAGGCGCGCAATCCGAGGACTTTTTATGACTTCCGTCAGTTGCCTTTTTGAATCTACTTCAATTTCACAAAGAACTCAAGCCGGTCAAATGCTAAAAGTGCCAGTTTCGTTGCaccacatttttttctctcttttaaaatagagaaaatcggctaactcattgTTTAGCCCAATTGAGATCCTTTGAGAATAATACGTTTTTTTCCAAGTGTTTTCATAttatttaaatatgaatgctacattaccATGTAAATGCATTATAAACGccgagagatttgaatggaaACTTTTCCCCTAGTGTAAACGTAGTCTAAGACTGTCTTTACATGAATGCTGtttaaaagttactgtaatgatATCAAAGAATGCTGCGGCTTTTCACAATCAGCTGACAAGAttcttgtaaaataaatttatttacttgttaataacaaatgaATTTTAGTGGCAACTATTTAAGACAAAtgccaataggccatttccaaatatcaaatattcagcttgatagtgaggcagtgaggacaaaaattaaaaacactatgagatgaatgtgaaaaatatttacatattcactttcctttgtctttgtcctctaagcCTCTCTTTCAAGCTTAATAAAGGCCTATTCAGTGCTTTAAAAGATGCATTAATATGTACATCAATGTTAGGTCCATGAAGGTGCAAAGATTGCTGCAGCTTTTCACATTCAGGTTCAACAAATCTGACAACATCCTTATAAAGTAATTTATCAAGGTGTTTGCttaaatggtgtttttattgTGCATAAGCGATATCTATATATTCCTGCCTTTTCAAGGCGAAACAAACATTGGTATCctttttatgcaattttttcaaaggaCTGATCACGGACGTTTCTCGATTACTTTGCTTTGTGTAAATATAGTGCTTTGTTTACGAATTAAATCAATTTAACAAGAGAGTTTCATCTGTTTATTCTACTTATCGGGAGCAGCGACTTTAAGAGAGTCCTGATATGCTCTTACCTGAGGGTTACCATAAAAACATCTTTTAACCCGAGTTCAAGGCTCATACCGTCATTCTCCGTAAGGAAACAAAACCTTCATCCCCACCGTCATGTTGTTAGGGCTAGGAGGATtttttaaaacgttttcttGTGTTCTCTTATTTACTTTGTTAAGAtagaaacgttcattctcctaacttgTACCATAGCTTTCCTTGTAgagtagtcatgagaatttggtgttaaatCACATCTCTTAAGCTAATAATTCTCTTCTTTCTCAATAACCTCTTTGACAGACATTTTATTACGATTATAAGAAGAATTTACATGCTCATtactcctgggagtcaaagacTGCGTCCTTACCCCActaccccccgccccccccccccgccccttGGGCACCTGAGTACATGTCTCTTATCGTAGACAGACACCCTTACCCCACTATTTACCCCTTAGTCTCCAAGTATCTTTATCGTATCTGAAATGAATggata
Above is a window of Montipora capricornis isolate CH-2021 chromosome 6, ASM3666992v2, whole genome shotgun sequence DNA encoding:
- the LOC138051588 gene encoding nucleotide-binding oligomerization domain-containing protein 2-like — protein: MPPKLRDKPPKLSDLPSATKPWGNADLPIDILLLTAEDCEFLSCFSFLDRPFKSYKKEVGPIYFGYTGNNGDQEKLKVALMKCSKGATFPGGLLTAVKNAVRVLSPKAVFLVGTCSGLCSDKVKLGDVVVSAKLTTETGFKSPVSRHMSDLVRDAPYGWVPPLENPDELEVEVHCDGDILSQTQAARCGCADLHLQYPEAIAVETEGEGVFAAAYDEKIEWVVVKGVAHFVNQTQLSRSEWMSFASTMAASVVAKMLNHPVVFQEWPHCNQDASCEPQMPSEAQGKLKRKSGKDRKDISFTDHGLSQKKAREEETESKEHAATSSCQSHIIESIRQIYQTNEGVVLPVPWNEGFSFQLENIFTRLKIVPKEKTRGTLAKEITNMTSIFTSHEDCQHPRVVLIEGEPGMGKTTYCKKLAYDWATKQDHKWDASFPRVEVLLLLRCRDIDSGIWEAIDDHILPEEVDPELKETFFRFVRENPSKVLLVLDGLDEADPQKLVVYFSLIQRKLLPGCHIVLTSRHEAGIKVRPYSDTLLEIVGFTRSDAECFIRKYFRHAVQMGEKLINVLWHPYYADEHTEGNLNELTKNPLNTLLLCVLFEDFGGVLPNNRTQLYVEIVVFVLRRYEMKYHLPSSAEDLLVVYKKELMTLGKMAQEGLCKGELHFEDVEGNFKESLFIKFGFLSVQAGGSKRTPCFSYSFFHKSFQEFFSGLHLAFSILDGEIDKKSVLTDERYFRELNQVFMFMSGIISSQSEETVVSIVNSVASLVNVRGRGSPHDANLYLKLALDVIGECKTCSENLYTKLAYTFGKSLDLTEILIDLTSGTNIAAFSQALTVNTSLTTLDLTWNSIGDEDASSLSQALAVNTSLTTLDLTWNSIGDEDASSLSQALAVNTSLTTLDLSHNSIGAEGATSLSQALAVNTSLTTLDLSDNSIGAEGATSLSQALAVNTCLTTLNLSYNSVGAKGATSLSQALAGNTSLTSLNLSHLHLR